A stretch of DNA from Channa argus isolate prfri chromosome 7, Channa argus male v1.0, whole genome shotgun sequence:
CCAGAAGGCGTAATTGGGAAACTGCTCCATCCCTTTGGCTCCAACAATGAGCCGCTGGTAAAGGAAACCTCCAACGAGGTAAACAGCCAGAAGACAGAACCCACTACAAGAAGATGATGAATgaccatttataattttatatgcTTTAATATTTAGGGTGGTCGTGACATATAAGACTTTGTTTACTCACATCATGAGTAATATAGAGCCGGGGCTCATCTTGGAGTCAAGAGCTGGACACACAGCACTGGAATCCAGCTCGATCAGGTAGAAACATTCTTTATCCttgtctctgtcctccagcACCACCTGCAGCTGGCCCTGAGAGTGAGATAAGAGCGAGACAGAcgaacaaaaaatgaaaaggcagCATGCTTACGAAATGAGAAAGATGCAAGAGTACATGACATACAGGACAATAGCAGCTGATAAAGGCGTGTCAAAAGTTGATCACAGAACTGATACATGGAGATTATTTATATCCATGAGCAATTTAGAGTAACCTATTATTCTGACTTTTATGTCTGTGAACTTTGGGAGGAAGTGGAAAACCCCACACATAAAAGCAAGGTCGCCACAGAACCTTCTTCACAGGAGGTGACATCGCTAACAACACAACAGAAGGTATGAGAACTGGGTCACTGCACTATCAACCTCTGTGCATGAATTCGGGCTTTTGATAGGTTTTAAAAATAAGAGGAAATTGACTTTGCTTGATAAATTTAAAGCGACACGCTGCCACCACCAacatagtggaattttttttttttttttaatctaaaaggccagtgaaatttaatttcagtttttatctaTGTTTCTTTTACCACGTCTGTGTTCCTGTTGCAAGAGATCATGATAATggctttcctcttttctccgGAGCAGTGGGCATCATATGAGTCACCATTTTCATACATCAACATCACCCAGTCACCTGAAAGGGcaggaaatgatcaaaacacaTACAACACTGATCTAAAGCCCTGGTTTAAAGGTTGATGTTTATGGACAGTATATAACCTGTTTAGTGCTTATTaagtttaatgttcattattttgattttcttaaaaacaactATTCTTCAACCTAAGATTACAGTTTTAGTATGTTTAGCTTTTcatcacatttacaaattaTTCATGTGACATTCTGTAAAGGTCAGCATAAATTAGGATGAACATCTTATATTTTGCAGACTTACTTCCTCCAAAGGCCTGCGTTGAATTATACATGCCAATCACGGTTGGTTTCTTTCCACTTTCCTTGTTGTTAGTTTGAATTACTCCAGCTCCTGGGACTCCCCCTGCATCCCCACACACCTGGAACACGTAAGTGTAACTCTCTTCTCCATTCTTTTCCTCAACTGTAAAGCTGtcaagataataaaaaatgcCAGTGAACAATCACCAACATGTATGACGAAAGTGGTGAAAAGCACAGCAGTGAAGTAAAAAGGACAGGGAAGTAAAATACTTCTTCATGCCTGAACATTTCACAATAATCAGTCATTTCTTACTTCTTATTAGTAAGGGGTTCTAGTCGATGAAGAGCTTTCTGCTGTGAATCCGACTTATGGTGAAGAGTACATCTACTGGTGTTGTCAGTGGCGTACACTCCACAGAGGACCAGCTGAACTGCCAGGGTCCACACTAGGAAGGGCCCTCCACTCAGACTGAGGAACATCTGGAACAGAAAGGCTACTCCATGAAAAGggcatttttaaagatttaatttttatttaccatttttaaacatttaaagttattCTTAAACATAATTAGTTTGCATTcctttaaaattaagtttttgtaATAGTTTCATCATTAAAACTGATGATTTACCGTTTTCCATTAATCTACCGCATATGCTGAACCAAACAATCAATGTAAATATGTCATCTTGGAGTGAAGTTACTGTTGTCAACTCTAGTGaaaataaatttccactgcAACTCTGATCTCTTTAATAAAATTtgactaatgtgtttttatacagtCACATGCAAAAGTAAGTACCCCCTCTTTAAAATACgtcttttgttaaaaacataataaaaataatttaattgtagCAGGTCTAAGTATTAGGCAAATACAGCCTCAGATAAACAGTGTGTAACTGAAGTGTGAGGCTTGTTCATCTGTTGTTAATGGGCAATACCCTCATGATTCAGTAGCTTGTAGATCCACATCCAGCAATACCATTAAGTAATCATTTGCTTTATGACTGGAGGATTTTCAGccccattcttctttacaacTTTGCTTCAGTTCATGAAGGTTTTGGGGCATTTGCATATGCACAGCACTATTAAGGTCCTGCCATTTTGACTAGGCCATTCCAAAACCGTGAGGAGTTGATTGTCTTAACCGTTCAGATGAGGTGTTTGTGCTGAAATGCGGTGTTTTCGCCAAACTTGGCATTAAGGCCAAACGACTCCCCCTTTGGCCTCATCTATCCACAGGACAGTTCCTGGCAACCCTTCCAAACAAACTGTACTTGTTCAGTCTTCTTCTAATTGTGCTTTTCGACTTTAACAATTAACATGTTCAGTGATTCCTGTAGGCTCTGAGatatagcattttttttcctttctctgagCACTGCATAGTCTGACCTTCAGATAAATGTGCTGTGACATCAACTCCTTGGAAGAAGGACAATGTTGTGATTGCTTTCCACTGGTGAATAAGCTTTCTCACCGTACAATCGTGAACTCCAAAATGTTCGAATTGCTTGTATAACCCTTTTCAGATTGATTTGCAGCTACATTTAAACTTGTCTTTCCCTCTTAgctttgtgttaacacacacctgaatgctCCAGACCAGCAAACTGCCAATACCTCTGCTTTTATAGATGTTTGTAGACCTGCTGATCATCAACTAATCACGTTCTGATGATTAGCAGCGCCTGGCTGCAACTTACTCTCTTAAACCCCATGGAAGCAGTAAGGGAGTACTTACtattgcccttttttttttttgacctaatgtttgttaaataaatgccctggtgaaaaaaaatgttgttactATCAgatgattatatttttacacacaaaatgaatagAATTAAAAGAGGGGGTACTAACCTTTGTACAAGTGTAAGATTTTTGCAACAATCCAATAGTCTCCTTTTTAACCCCAATGACCAGGTGGTTGAAACATTGTCCATATCAATAAATTATGCAATTAGCTTTTTGAAGCATAAGAAGAACctagattttattttagctcATTCAAACTTATGACAATCATAAAACTCAATTTACAAACAGAGAAAGGCAGCAAATCGTAACATTTGATCAGCTTGAACCAGTGAAAGTTGAGATTTATTTCTGGATGCATATTAGCTGCTGATCAAAGATAATATTTCAGCTCTTGCTATACTGGATGTCTCCTACCGGTTAGGGCTGCACCTAATGACTGTTTTCATAGTAAATCTGAAGTAGATTTTCTTTCTTAACTGAACAATCATTTTGTCTATGAGATGTTTTATTATATCCCAAACCCCAGGGTGATCAAATATTAAACAATCCttattaacaacaaaaacatacaatcttcacatttaaaaagctatttaaatgctaaaaatagaTTAATTTGAAAGACTGGTAAATTATTTACTATAAACAACCTATATAATGCAAATGCTTCCTGGAGGGAAACTGCCTAGTTTTTTGTGTAAAACCAAGAGTAACAGAACCGTACTAATCACGTCATGATAACGtcaaggtttttaaaatatagttttcatttaaaatacagtaggtACATGCAAAATGTCTCTAGCTCTTTATATGAGGCACTAAGTTCTCCAGGAGAAACTGctaaaaaaagtcacaaaaatgcGTAAACGAGTAAACATTttgcttatatatatatatatatatatatatatatacataattcTAAATATCATGTACCTACCTTTATGACTTGTTCTTATTTATTAGTTGTAGTTTAACATACAAGATgacatatgtttaaaaatgtgtccagtTGATGGTGAGCTTCCTCAAGCCAACGTTGCTTCCTGGTTGACTTTATCAGCAGTGTAGCGTCGGTTTGATTTATAGATTAAATAAAGTAGATATGCAAGTGGTCGGGGTTTTAAACGTTGTCTTCTGCACGATTTCCCCCGGTCTGGACActaaaccatttttatttcacaacGTGTGAGGATAATATCCAGGTTGCTAACAGGCTACAGACTGTAGTGGAGTGCGGAAGTGAAACTACAGACACTCACGCTCACATGTGACCGTGCAAATGAGGCGCCGCAGTCCTCGCACCCTCATCAGCTGACCTGGGAGCTACAGTGTGGTAGAAAACTAAAGAGAAGGGGGGAAATTGTTTTTGCCACAGGATCTAACTGCCCACCAAATGGCATTTTTTCTCTTGgtaataaatgcacattaaacgAAACTACCAAATGACCTTGGATTTGCCTTCATGGATATTTTGATCAGATGGTGGCACACGAATAAATAGTGTAAGAAGTCACACTTCACCACTGATGATGTCAATGATTCACTAGAGGGaaaatcacacagcaaaatacgcactgcaaaatataaaaagaattcTGTATTACTCTAAAGCTCTCGTTATGTTTTGATCAAACTCTTTGGTGACCTATTGCAAATTCTACAACtctaaacattttgtgaaataagTTATTGTTTTATAGTCATTTTTGATGCTGTTTAATTGTGTTAAGTTTTACTGAATATGTCATGTCACACAATATTTTGATCCCATCTTAGAAATGAGGTAACCATAGTAATTTTAAATAGCCTATGTATTAGTACCAGTTTATTCactgtttcatttttcattaaagTGATTTCAGTAATTCAGCATTTTTAAGCTAAAACACATGGCCACACACAAAGTTCCTTCTCGATACAATAGTCAGTACTCCAGCTGTCACCAAGAATGTGAGAACAAGTCAACTTTTAACCTGTTTAGTGTTTGATCAAACGCAAACAATGCCCCATTCGTCTGCTTGTAACAAAATTTGCACACTCCTAAAAGAACAGTTTAAAATGATAAGATTAAAGATGATCAACTCTGACACAGTAGcttatgtgtctttttgtttgttgatcCTGTTTGGTTGAAACTGTTGAGATTGAAATATACATCCTAACCTAACTTGCTATCATTGTTAGGTTCTTAACTAGAGGTCAGGCCAGAGGGAGGGCCGGGCATGGAAGAGGCCCCCTCAGAAATTCAATTGGCCATCCTTAGTTCCCCCCCCTACAAAAGTAAGAAGATGGCAGGTAGTTGGTTTGTGATTAAAACCGGATGTATACTCAAGCGTAAATTagggttaaataaaataaattataataaataatagtatCGGCATTAACTGCAGCTCCATAATTTTCCAGAAAAGGGTGTCATATACAGTGTGAAACACTAACCATTTCCCCAGCAGTATTTAGGACTGACAAACACATTGTCTGATTTCTCTGAAAGTTGAAAGAATCAGAATTTAGATtaattctttaaatattttgtggcAAACCCATTCTGAAATTCACTGAACACTCTTACTAAACTCTCCCTGCTTTCTGCTGgtttttacttgtatttgttGTAATGTTACAACTAAATCTAAAGAGGTGGACAAAGATTAGGAGACACCTCTTTCTATGACACAATACAGTTCAATAGCATGACAAACTATagtgtttaaaataacaattaactTGATCAAAAGGACTTTATCATAGGATTCTTGGTAAATGTAGGTAACTGAGTTAGAGAAAGCAATGTCAAGCCTGAGTGATGTTAATCATGTGCAACAAAACAAGGAAACCAGTCTGAAGACAGCATAGCTCGGTCTTAGTAatgatatatttaatatatatatatattatatatttaatttagcaGATGATATAGTGTTGTGGTGCTTCAAGTCAGAAATTTCATGCCACCTTAGTACTCAATCAACATATTAATGAAGTCATTGTTGAAGAAATAATTAACTAACCACTCTTGTCACACGCCTCACTTTGTTCTCTTCCCTGTGATTGTTTTATCAAAagaatctgtttgtgtttttgtctgagaATGAGGGGAAGTTTTAATAGGCCAGTGATCTCTTCTGTACTCCTATACATTCACTCAATTGTCCCTCTTTACATCCCCTCcccccattcttctttgcagccCTTACCTTACCTGGCCGTGTATTGTGCAGACACACCCGGCTACTTCATATCAGCCAATCACTGCTCCAAGAAAGACACACCAAGGAGGTGTACTTCCTGTGTTTCGTGTGAGTGGAATGGGGCAGGAGAGCAAGAACAGGGACTTGTCTTCTTTCTTATTTGCCACAGGGGGTCCATACAGGGATCACGTCAGAGGTACTTCAGTGGGAAATTGGACTAGTGGACagactgtgttttgtttgatttgtagAGGGTCTCTATGTTCAACAACAGCGACCGAGaggacaagagagagagagaagtagGAGGAGGGGAGAGATAAGTGTCAATCTGTTGAAACTTGTTTGGGAATTTAAAGAAGGAGGGGAAGGTGGGGAGGGACTGAAAGGAGGCAGCAAGAGGGAAAAGCAGGCAGAGATCAACCGTAAACAGTTTTCCATAAGAGTtgaagttaaaaagaaaagagacattTCAGAGTTCTTTGTTAAAAAGTAGgatgtttgtcattttacctCGACTATGGGAACGCATGGAATGAATTCTTATGTGTTGTGCAATCCCATGCTTTTGAGCTGAGCTGGATTGGAGGGGGGAACTGGATCTTCCCAGGATACCACATTCAGGTAAGACTCAACTATTTTTTAGTGGGCTTCAGATGCCCGCAGATTGATTGTGGTTTAACCACAACTTTGGATCTGGTGTAGTTTACATGTTACATGCCATGTGTATGTGTCACAGGCTATGCTTTCTAAGAGATGTCTTGTGGTATGCTGTGGCTTGCAGGTCTGTGCTGCAACTGTAGAAGTGTTATACCTTATCTCAGGGCTGCATCTTTATTTTCCAGCAAATTTCTATGCAACCAGATGTAGACTTAAAGCACTGCATGGCTCCTAGTTCAGAAGGAGAAGTGCATATATTTAGTATATCTGGTAAAATAACAGAACAATAGATTGAACACACAACTAGATTGTTTCAGATGTAGCAGCTACATGAATGGATTTACAGTAGTTTTCATATGTGCCAGTAAAAGTTTGTAGATCCTGCCTAAATTTGACCTGTGTATCAACGATTTGTCTCTGAAAGTGTCTTGACACAAAATTGATCTGTGCTACTCTGTTTTAGGTTGTCCAAATTGTGGTACTATGGGGACCAAAAGACCCAGCTGCACCCTGTTTGACACTGTATCTAACATAAACATGTCTGACCGCAAACTTCAGCCAGGTGGAAAAATCTCCCGGGATCCAAGTCCCAGACCAGCAATGCCTGCCCAGTCAGCACGAGAAAGAGACGGCAACAGAGAGGATGACTGGAGAAGGGAAAGACACATGGAGAAAATGAGAGACAAAGCAAGATACAATGATATGGACTCACAGGAGAGATACTATGAAAGAGATAGAGCTGCTGCACCTaggtggagagagggagaaggagcgtggacggagagagagagaagacaagaaaatgaaaatggcagaaaattGAAGGCACTGTTGAAATTAAAGGACattgagagagaaacagaagggGGTATGAAAAAAGGTGATACATTTCCTAGAATGACAAAAAATTACCCTGATCATGGGAGAAGAAAGATGTCCACTGCCACAACAGATGAAGAACTAGgggaaaggagaaagagagaatggCAGAGACGAACTGAGACAggtgacagagaaagagagagagaattgcAGAAAGAGAGGTAcagagatagagaaagagatgaaataCACCGCAGGGCAAAGGAAGAAGGACAAAAGACTGCAAGAAGACCCGTAGAAGACAGGGAAAGATATCAGGAGTCTGATGCTAGAGATGCTAGAGATGTGGGGGATTGTTGGGACCAGAGAGATAGATATGCAgctagaaacagaaaaaatccAAGGCCTAACATGGGAGAGAGGCAGGGCAGGACACCCTCCCCACatagacaaagagacagagagatggatgcAGATGGGAGGGAGAGAGTAAAGGCACAGAAGAAAGGGGGAAGGAGGGACACGAGGAGTGAAGGAGACAATGACGAGAGAGAATTaagaagggaaagagagagagaccatgAGAGGGAATACAGCAGAAGTGAGGATGACAACAAGGGCAAAAGAGTACGGGAGAGAGATTGCGATAGACAAAGATACAAGGAAGATGAGTGGATgagatacagagaaagagaaggggacagatccaggaggaggggggtggaAAATGATAGGGAGCGATATAGAGATGTTGGGAAGGGAGCAGCAAATGAGGTAGACAGTGAGGGAGACAAATTGAGAGAAAGTGGGGGAGACTTAAGGGATGACAGAGCATGGCCAAAAGATAGGGGATACGATGACAGATACAAACAAAGGAAATACggggaaagaaaggaaagagagagtgatCCTAGTTGGGATGATACAGCAGAGAGAAGCAGTCGCTCCCAAAACGAGACAGCTTTTAGAGTGCCACCACGAGCCAAGAGCAGTGGAGAGTGGACCAGCGACATGGACAGTGAGACAAGATACAGAAGACACAGAGACAGTAATGAAGAGAGGGAACCAGGAAGGGAGGGCAGTACTGACAATGAAAAAGATGTAGACGGAAAGAGGGAACCAGAGAGAGCCCCTATAAGTCAAAGGAAGCATAAAAGAAGTGACAGGCATGAGAGCAGGACAGGAGAAATGACAGGCAGCGTGCCAGGGCAGAGGAGGATGTGGTTAGAGCCACAGTGGGGTAAAAATAGTAAAGAAGGATTTTTAGACATGGAGACGCACActagacacagagaaagaatgagaggagaggagaggaaaatggAGTCACAGGAGAAGTGGGTAAGAGAGGGGTGGAGAGTAAAAGAGGATCCAGATGACAAGCACTTGAACCAAAGCAGCTATAGAGGAATACATGGGGGGAGAAATGAGTACAGGGGCGACATTGAGGGTGAGACAGGGGGTGTAAGTGTAGATGGGGAGGACCTGGGGGAGGACCTGGGGGAGGGCTGGAGAGAGACAGACGACAATGGGAAGGAATATCTGTCGGACAGCAACAGAGGGACAGAAGGGTGCTGGCAGAGAGATGCAGAGGGAGAGAACATGACAGATAATACcgaggagggagaaaaagaggaagagggtgGGAGCAATTGTTTGGTGAAAAGAGGAAGTGAGACAGGGTGGAAGGAAGAAAGAATGCTTTCAGGAGAAGACTTTGTAACTGTGTCCAGCGGTGGagacgaagaagaagatgaggagtTTCAGGACTGTCAGGAGTCCTGGGAAGGTGGAGTTACATGTGATGGCACCTCACCTCTTGAATGCAAAGAGTTTGTGGGAGATGAGGAGAGGGAAGAGGAATGGACAGTGTGGAAGGAGAGGAAAGTTGATGAGGAAGAGAAGGGGAGGGAAAAGCAGCCAAAGTATGTCTTCTGTGTGATTGGGCAAACTTTGCCTCTGTCACAACCTGATGGTATGTCATCCTCACCAGTTATTCAGATTGGATGTGTTGAAAGAGACGACCCAGAATTAGAAAAGGCTCGTCATTGTAGTGATGACGACACACAGCAACCAAAGGAAGACCTATGTCCAACACTGAGTGGAAATGATGAATACTTGATTATCAACAACCAGGACAAAGAAGCTGAGAGTGAGCACAACACAACAGGGGAGGAGAGTAAAACCACAGGAGAAACAACTGAAACTGATAGAAGATACAGGACCTCGCCAGTGCTTCAAATTACAGAGCCTGTAGAGAAAACCAAGAGGAAAGTGGACCCTTTGTGTGCGGCAAGGAGACAACTTAAAACAGACTCACAAACTGAAAGACTCCTGGTACATTGGAGGgagaaaaatgaagaacaagCAGTAGAACAAAGTTCTCCAGTGCCCAGTAAAACTTATGCTGATGTTTGTTCTGAGGGGAATTTTGAACAAATATTGGAGAGGATAAACACTGGAGTCCAGAGGAgtccagaggaggaggaggatgccATTCGGATACGAATGAGCAAGGCATGGACCATGTCTGAGGAGCCTAAGCGGCATTCCCAAGCTCCCCACCTTAAATGGGCCAAAAATGTGGTTTCCAACATCTTGGGACATTCAGAGGAAGATAGTGTGGATGAACAGTCCCAAGATGAAGAGCTGAAGGAGACTGAGGCAGCTATCAAGCTTGACAAACAGCAGGAAGAGGTTGCACAAGGGAATAGAGAGATTCCTTTTGTCACATTGACAACGATTGACCAGGACTCAGAGccagagctggaggaggaagatCCATTGGAGGGATTGAGAGGTATGAGGCAGAGTCAGGGTGACATGCATACTGACAAAGTCACATCTATGCATGAcgacacacctacacacactcatactgaCACACTGTTAGGAAAGGAGGATCACAGAATGGACCAAGAGACTGAGCCATGCCGTCGTATTTCCTTAGAAAAGGCAGATTTAGAAGTGATAATAACTCATGAGACAAGTAATGAGGTTGTATTATCAGAAGTGGAAAACAAAGAATTcagacagaaagaaactgaGATGTATTTATCTGTAGGCAACACATTATACAAGCCCAACAGCTGTCCCATTCTTAATTATGAAACGACTTCGGAGCTCCTCATCCCTTCGAGAGACGGACAGAGCCAGGAGGTGGAATACAGAATGGATGAAAGTGAAGAAGATGTACAGGGAGAGGAGGCTGAAAGGTGGGGTACCACAGTGGAGGTGGGAAAAACAAGAGCAGGAGAGACAATTGACAGGGATAACAATGAGGAAGAGATGGTGGCAGAGAGCAACATAGAAGTAGGGACTCTGAAAGGCACCAGAAGTTTCCAAGATTTGGGTCCTGAGGCTCGAATACAAAGAAGGGGAATCCGTAAAAGCAAAGCTGGGAGGCCTGAAGAAGAGGACGGTGCTGGACGGGATCGCAGAACCAGAATATTCTCTACAACAGGTAAAGAAAGAAGATGGAGGACGGAAACACTGCTCATTTGCTCCATTCATATTTcaaaattgtcattttaatcatttaatcagGTTGACGTTTTTTCAGACCAGGTCAAGCAAACAGCCCCTaaatgaatttgtgtgtttttcttttttccttctagTCACATCCTCTGTATTGAGTCTTTGCATTACTGTGTTGTTACGTCAACTACAGAATAGAAGATCTAAAAGGCTGATATCTGATTGTAGACACTAGACAATTTCCCTGGTCTGAAGAaactattttacttttaacatgCGTCATGGTGTTGTGGTTACAGGTAGTGGGTGGAGATAAGTAGAGGTGGAGAAAGCAAGGGAAAACCTGAAGGGCTTGGTTTGGTCCTGCTTTGAGACATAAAATGTGAAGCATGAGTTTTACAAACACATCAGTCTCTCCTTTAACTCTTATTGTAGCAGGGTTAAGTTAACTAACCAAAACCCTGCTacgtatttatttatgtttgttttcataggTTTCATTTCTGTTGTCGCTGACAATAGTAGTTATTTTGTTTGGGTGTTTTGAACTCAGAGGTATGTTGCTCTATAGCGTCAAGACAAATGGATTCTTTTTTATTccagatgatgaggatgatatGTCCAAAAGCTGGGCAGGACCGGAGCTGAGGTGAGTGAAATAAGCTCATGTAACATTGTCAAATCTTGTGTATGTAATGTAGTTTTCCTGCACATTATAAACTTCCcgaatacattttacattagatgttttttttgttataaattaattgtttttctcctctctctctctctctctctgcacagTAGGAATATTTTAAGCACACTTgtaagaaggaaaagaaattcAAAGTTTTTCAGTGAGTATGACTGTtccatgtctttttcttttacttttagatTATGAACATTTCAAAGGACAAGCACATCAACTAGTGGCTGTTTTTAACTATTTGCCTTGTTAAATCAattacttgtgtttttaatatatctTTAGATTGGTAATTAGAAAATGCTGTTTAGGCAGGAGTGACATGCTTTCAGATAATATCGGCTTAGTCTGTAGGAACAGTATGACACAGTTGAGCATTTCCCTTCAGTGTGAGTCATGTGTGAATGCTGCCTGAATGTTTTGCCGTACACACAACACGCTGGTTTGAATACACAAATGAAAGAATATCTGTGTGCAGCTTACTGTTGGCGTGCACCATTTCaaatgatgttttaaaacaaccaaaagtgGCAGCGGTTCTCTTGACCTATGATTCACATGGATTTTGCAAGAAATGGGGCTGGACTCTGGTTGTACGTGTATGTCTGTACAGGCCATAGACAGGTTTCTGCATGCTTTTATATTTCCCAGcttcagggaaaaaaacagctgccACTCCGACTTTGCATACAGACAAGTATGTGTAAAAGGAATTTCAAATGCAAACAACTCTAGTTGGCTAACACTGTTCATCTTCTTACTTCTGCCTTCTGTATTTTCAACcctcattttccttttctccctcttctctGTGTATCTGTCTTTCTTGCCCCGTCTCTCATATCCTCTGTTTTTCCCAGAGGGTGCCCAGCTCTACCAGCAGTACAACGAGGCAGCACAGAACTTGGAGATCCTAAGTCAGTCAGGCTCTGATGCCCACCCTCTAGCTGATGATACACACTTTCCTGCACCTTCACCACCTCCTGCCCGAAGACCCCTTCCTCCTTTGCCTTCTATACTGCACCCCCACTCCTTGATCCACACAGGCTCTTACACCAGTGTCAAAAGCTTGCCTGTCCCTGAGCCACCCAGGAGTGAAGGCAGGCCTCCATCTCCACGTCTATCTGTCTCACTCTCACAGGTGTCCACACTGTGGCGGGACTTGCCGGGGGTCAGGGACAGTGGTGAGCTGGAGGAGCTCACAGAGGACCAGAGACGACTGCAGGAGGTAACAcgtaaaaaaatgtatatgataGCATTCAGTTCCTTATAAAGCATGAAGGAGCTTGCCCCCGATTCCCTCGAATCATAATAAGCTGTGAAGGTTGTCCGGGCAACTTTCCCACGAATGAAGAGCATACCATCACACCAAGTCATTTCCACCTAGCATCTTTTTTATTGTATCTGAATGAAACATGCTAATCAGTTTCCGTTCAAAATGTTCCTGCTTGCTTCGTCAGAAAGTGAATTGCATTGCATGAAAACATGTCACTCTATCTTTCATCTACCTGGACACTTTACCtttgtaataaatatgaaagcatttttttaaaggtttttaaaatgcattccACATTTCATTCTAGTTTTAATGATTTACTTCCCTGTGcttattttactgcttttaagTGACAAGGCTGTTTTGGGATTCTTATTTACTCTCACATGATAGTGACTTTTGGGAAATGTCGCATGAATCAGCTTTTAACTGTTATTACCTCAGATCTCAAAACATTCAGACTTGCCACATTACAGAATAACCCTCCCATGAATCCAGCTCTTATTGGCAGGAGAGTGTCTGTTGCTGGAAGATGTAATTGCATGAACTTG
This window harbors:
- the arhgef5 gene encoding trichohyalin isoform X2, with amino-acid sequence MGTKRPSCTLFDTVSNINMSDRKLQPGGKISRDPSPRPAMPAQSARERDGNREDDWRRERHMEKMRDKARYNDMDSQERYYERDRAAAPRWREGEGAWTERERRQENENGRKLKALLKLKDIERETEGGMKKGDTFPRMTKNYPDHGRRKMSTATTDEELGERRKREWQRRTETGDRERERELQKERYRDRERDEIHRRAKEEGQKTARRPVEDRERYQESDARDARDVGDCWDQRDRYAARNRKNPRPNMGERQGRTPSPHRQRDREMDADGRERVKAQKKGGRRDTRSEGDNDERELRRERERDHEREYSRSEDDNKGKRVRERDCDRQRYKEDEWMRYREREGDRSRRRGVENDRERYRDVGKGAANEVDSEGDKLRESGGDLRDDRAWPKDRGYDDRYKQRKYGERKERESDPSWDDTAERSSRSQNETAFRVPPRAKSSGEWTSDMDSETRYRRHRDSNEEREPGREGSTDNEKDVDGKREPERAPISQRKHKRSDRHESRTGEMTGSVPGQRRMWLEPQWGKNSKEGFLDMETHTRHRERMRGEERKMESQEKWVREGWRVKEDPDDKHLNQSSYRGIHGGRNEYRGDIEGETGGVSVDGEDLGEDLGEGWRETDDNGKEYLSDSNRGTEGCWQRDAEGENMTDNTEEGEKEEEGGSNCLVKRGSETGWKEERMLSGEDFVTVSSGGDEEEDEEFQDCQESWEGGVTCDGTSPLECKEFVGDEEREEEWTVWKERKVDEEEKGREKQPKYVFCVIGQTLPLSQPDGMSSSPVIQIGCVERDDPELEKARHCSDDDTQQPKEDLCPTLSGNDEYLIINNQDKEAESEHNTTGEESKTTGETTETDRRYRTSPVLQITEPVEKTKRKVDPLCAARRQLKTDSQTERLLVHWREKNEEQAVEQSSPVPSKTYADVCSEGNFEQILERINTGVQRSPEEEEDAIRIRMSKAWTMSEEPKRHSQAPHLKWAKNVVSNILGHSEEDSVDEQSQDEELKETEAAIKLDKQQEEVAQGNREIPFVTLTTIDQDSEPELEEEDPLEGLRGMRQSQGDMHTDKVTSMHDDTPTHTHTDTLLGKEDHRMDQETEPCRRISLEKADLEVIITHETSNEVVLSEVENKEFRQKETEMYLSVGNTLYKPNSCPILNYETTSELLIPSRDGQSQEVEYRMDESEEDVQGEEAERWGTTVEVGKTRAGETIDRDNNEEEMVAESNIEVGTLKGTRSFQDLGPEARIQRRGIRKSKAGRPEEEDGAGRDRRTRIFSTTDDEDDMSKSWAGPELRNILSTLVRRKRNSKFFKGAQLYQQYNEAAQNLEILSQSGSDAHPLADDTHFPAPSPPPARRPLPPLPSILHPHSLIHTGSYTSVKSLPVPEPPRSEGRPPSPRLSVSLSQVSTLWRDLPGVRDSGELEELTEDQRRLQEVQFEVVTSEAAYCKSLDIVVEHFVKSKQLGALLTNQDRNWLFSRLADVRAISHSFLSKLEERVETDIMSFTVCDIIAQHCPRFRKVYVPYLTNQSYQDATYQRLMNENPGFKRTVEKLERNPVCERLPFRSFLVLPFQRITRIKLLVQNIVKRTTPGTIQATQAIKTLKLLEKLIQESNDSISQMKNIESLVSLNAKVDFECKTLPLVSQSRRLLREGPVTELIDFSIKDTERNAYLHLFNDFLLISLQKEGGRFIVVDHSPVSYLRVENCRVKLHTLHKNLFRLHMAHRSLLLRTDTLSDKLRWISALSRPHPEVDFSAAQDFPQMQCIRAFVAQQPDELSLDKADIILVHQKSSDHWVEGTRLLDCHRGWVPETHLETISNPRVRQRNLSDALKLTTATAAV